The Thioalkalivibrio nitratireducens DSM 14787 DNA segment GTTCCCGAATCCATCACCCGGCCCTCTGCGATCAGTACGACGTGGTCGGAAATCGCCATCGCCTCCACCACGTCGTGCGTGACCAGAACGCTGGTCAATCCCAGCGCCCGGCTGGTGCGCTGGACCAGGGTCACGATCTGCCCCATCGTGATCGGGTCGAGCCCGGCGAAGGGCTCGTCGTACATGATCATGTCCGGGTCGAGCGCGATCGCTCGCGCCAGCGCGACCCGGCGCGCCATTCCGCCCGAGAGCTGCGCCGGACTCAGATCGCGGGCGGAGCGCAGGCCGACCGCCTCGAGCTTCATCAGCACCAGCGTGCGAATCAGTGGCTCCGGCAGACTCGTGTGCTCGCGCAGCGGAAACGCCACGTTCTCGAACACGTTCATGTCACTGAGCAGGGCACCGGTCTGGAACAGCATGCCCACACGTTTGCGCAACGCGTACAGCCGCCGGGTGGAGAGCCGCGCCACCTCCTCGCCGTCGACCCAGATGCGCCCGGAATCGGGGCGCAACTGGCCACCGATCAGACGCAGCAATGTGGTCTTGCCAGTACCGCTCGGTCCCATCACGGTCGTGACCCGCCCGCGCGGGACGGTCAGCGACAAGCCGTCGAACACGGTCTTGCGCCCGTGGCGGAAGGCCAGATCCTCGATGATCACATGTGGCGCGTCTTCGGCGGACTGCTGTGGCACCAACGATTCTCCCGCTGTTCCCGGGGACACCGCCCCGGCGACCCGAAATCCGAACATCTAGGCTAGACCCGCCAGCCGGCGGATCGTTTCGGCGTTCTCCAGTTCCTGCGGACCCGTGCGCAGAAACACCTGAAGCGAAGGCTCCGCGAAGCCGCCGCGCAGCGACTCCAGCAGCCGCCGCCAGCCGGGCAGTGCGAGACCGCGCTCGGGCTCGAGCACCAGCACGCCGCCACCGGAGCCCGTGTAATACCGGCACGAGCGCACGCCCTCGAGCGCAGGGTCGGACCGGCGCAGGTACACCGGCACGGCAGGAAGCAGGCCGGCACCGGCGTTCCCTTCCCCCTCCAGCAGGCATCCACCGAGGTGCCCCCCGAGGAGCTGCAACAGTTCATCACAGCGATGCGCCGCACCTGGAGGAACCTCGAAATATACCTGAAAGGCCTCTGGCAATTCCGAGACCCAGCCGGCATTGGTGGCAAACCGGCCCCACGCCTGCCGCGGAATCAGGATCTCCCCCCAGTAGTGGCCATAGAACGCGAAACGCCAGTCTTCCGGCAGACCTTCCGGGTAGAAGTCCTGCCAGGTGGTATCGGTGTCGTCCAGAACCGCGGCCAGGCGCAGGCCGCGGGGGTCGGTGTCAGACATCAAGCGGCGCTCCGGTTGCAGGATCGGCCGTGACAGGCCACGGTCGCGGGATGGTAGCCATCCTGCCGCCTGCTTGAAAACCCGCCGCGGACCGACCGGGAAAAGACGAGCCGCGATCCCCGGCAGTACACTCTTGCCCACGCTCACTCGGAGCATCGCGTCGATGTGGCTTCCCGTTCTGGCGGTCACGGCTGGTCTCGCGGCACTGACTGTCGGTGCCGACCGCCTCGTGCTGGGGGCGTCGGCACTTGCGCGCGGGCTCGGTGTCACCCCGCTGCTGATCGGGCTGACCATCGTCGCCTTCGGCACCTCCGCGCCCGAGGTCGTGGTATCGATCGTCGCCGCGCTGCAGGGCAACCCGGACCTGGCCGTCGGCAACGCGATCGGCTCGAACATCGCCAACATCGGCCTGGTGCTCGGCGCCACCGCACTGATCGCGCCCCTGGTGGTGGCGTCGGGGATCCTGCGTCGCGAGTTTCCGATCCTGCTGGGAGCGACCCTGCTGGGCCTGGTGCTGCTGCTGGACGGGTCGCTGGACCGGCTCGACGGCCTGATTCTGCTGGCCGGTCTCGCAGCCCTCACCGTCTGGCTGGTCGTCCAGAGCCTGCGCGGACGCGGCCATCCCGACCGCCTGGGCGTGGATGTCGAGGCGGCCATGCCAGCCCGGATGGGCCTGGACCGGGCCGTCACCTGGCTGGCGGTCGGCCTGGTGCTGCTGCTCGCCGGCAGCCGGATCCTGGTCTGGGGCGGCGTGGAACTCGCCGGGGCACTCGGCGTCAGCGATCTGGTGATCGGCCTGACGATCGTGGCCATCGGCACCAGCTTGCCGGAACTCGCGACGTCGGTGGTCGCGGCCCGGAAGGGCGAGACGGATCTCGCGATCGGGAACGTGATCGGCTCCAACCTTTTCAACTTGCTGTGCGTACTCGCGATTCCCGGGCTGCTGGCACCGTCGGCGGTGGAAATGAGCGTGCTGATGCGGGATTATCCCGTGATGCTCGCCATGACCGTGCTGCTCCTGCTCTTGGCGGCAGGCCTGCGCGGCCCGCACCGCGTGCAGCGCTGGGAAGGCGCGCTGCTGCTGGGGCTGTTCGCCGGCTACCTGATCCTGATCGGCTGGAGTGCCGCCGCATGACACTGGACCCCGACAACACCCGCAAGCTCGCGCTGGCCGTGATCGAAACGGAGGCGCGGGCCGTGGCGGACCTGGCGGACCGGATCGACGCGACCTTCCTGGCCGCCTGCGAGCACATCCTGGCCTGTCGCGGCCGCGTGGTTGTCACCGGCATGGGCAAGTCGGGCCATATCGGCGGCAAGCTCGCGGCGACCTTCGCCTCCACCGGTACACCCGCGTTCTTCGTGCACCCAGGCGAGGCCAGTCACGGGGATCTCGGCATGATCACCCGCGACGACGTGGCGATCGCGCTGTCCCATTCCGGGGAAACCGACGAGATCCTGACCATCCTGCCGTTGATCCGGCGCCTCGGCGTACCTCTGATCGCGCTCACCGGAAACCCCGGGTCGCGGCTGGCGACCGAGGCGACCGTGCATCTGGACATCAGTGTCGAGCGCGAGGCCTGCCCGCTCGGGCTGGCGCCGACCTCCAGCACCACCGCCACGCTGGCCATGGGCGATGCGCTGGCGGTGGCAGTACTCGACGCGCGCGGCTTCACGGCCGACGATTTCGCACGCTCCCATCCCGGGGGGCGCCTCGGACGGCGCCTGCTGATCCATGTCGGTGACATCATGCGCACCGGTGATGCTATCCCGCGCATCCACGCCGGCGCGCTGCTGCGCGACGCCCTGCTCGAAGTCTCGCGCAAGGGACTGGGAATGGTCGTGATTTGCAACGACGACGGCGCCATCGAGGGCGTGTTCACCGACGGAGACCTGCGCCGGACGCTGGACCGCGGCCTCGACCTGCACCGCCTGACCGTCGGCGAGGTGATGACGCGCAACGGCTGCACCGCGCGCCCCGACTGGCTGGCGGCGGAGGCCCTGCAGATCATGGAGAGCCGCCGGATCAATGCCCTGCCGGTGATCGACGACGAACGACAACGCCTGGTAGGAGCGATCAACATGCACGACCTGCTGCGTGCGGGGGTGGCCTGATGCCGCTGCCTCCCGAAACCCTGAAGGAGCATCAACGCCGGATCCGCCTGCTGATCCTCGACGTGGACGGCGTGCTGACCGACGGCAGCCTGTTCCTAGGTGATGCGGGCGAGGAATACAAAGCCTTCAACAGCCGTGACGGCCATGGCATCCGCATGGCACAGCAAGGCGGTCTCGAACTCGCGATCCTGACGGGACGAAGCTCGGAGGTCGTATTGCACCGGATGCGGGATCTCGGGGTGGAGCACATCCTGCAGGGACGTCGGGAAAAAGGGGATGCGGTAACCGAACTGCTCGCACAAAGCGGGTACCAGCCGGAACATGCCGCCTTCGTGGGCGACGACGTCGTCGACCTGCCGGCGATGCGGCGAGTGTCACTGGGCATCGCCGTTGCCGACGCCCATCCGCTGGTGCTGGAAAACGCCCACTGGGTCACCGCCGCACCGGGCGGACGCGGCGCAGTACGCGAGATCTGCGAGCAGCTGCTGGCCGCCCGGGGCAGCCTGGAGAAGATCCTCGATGCCTATCTCCGACACTAAGCGGCGCGCTCCCTGCCGAGGCTCCTGGCGCCGGACGCGGGCGCGCCGCGGCGGCGACCCTGGCTGCAGCCCTGGCTGCCCCGTCCGCGTCTGTGGCGCTGGAACCCGGCGTGCAGCTCGACATCACCGGATTCGTGCTGCGGGTCACCGACGAACGCGGCGAGATCACCCATGTACTAGAAGGCGAGAGCCTCCAGCAGTTCGACGAACTGGGCCTGCAGCGCGCCGAGGATCCGCGTCTGGAATTCCTGACCGACGGCCATATCGACTGGGTCTGGACCGCGCCCGCCGCGGTACACTACCCGGCAGCGCACCGGCTGGTGCTGCTGGGCACCACGGAGGGTTTGCGCCTGCCGAGCCCGGAGCAGCCGCAGACCGAGATCACGAGTGCCGACGTGACCATCGTGACCGACACCCGCGAGGTGTTCACCGATGCCCGGGCCACGCTGGTCCGTCCGGGCCTGTTCATGACCGGCATCGGGATGCACGCCGACGTGGCGGCCGACCTCATCGAACTGCGAAGCGAGGTCGAAACGGTCTATGCTCCGGAAAACCCACGGGACATGCGACGATGAACGAGACCCGCCCTGCCCCCCAGTCACCTGTCGGTGCCGCGACCGCCTTGCTGGGCCTGGCGCTGTTTGCCGCTCCGGCGATCCTGGCCGCCCAGACTCTGGAAGAACTGCCGGTCCATATCAGTGCCGACCGCGCGGAGATGGATGACCGGCGCGGCGTCGGAACCTACAGCGGCAGCGTCGAGGTCACCCGGGGCAACCTCACGCTGCATGCCGACCGCATCGTGATCCACGCCCCGGAACGGCGCCCGGTACGAATGGAAGCCGAGGGTAACCCGGTCCGGGCCGAATCGCCCGACCCCGCCGGGCAGCCGCGCGTGGCCACCGCCGACCGGATGGAATACACCTTCGACGACCAGATCCTGGTGCTGTTGCAGGATGCGCGGGTGCAGACCGCAACCGAAGATGCCAGCGGTGAGCGCATCACCTACGACCTCGCACAGGACATCATCGGGATCGAGGGCAGCGAAACGCGGAGGGTACACATCACGATCCTCCCGCGCCCGGAATGAGTTTGGCGATGGGGGCCGCTGGGCCAGAAACCCCCTGTCCGGCGAGCGCTGCCGACGCCTGCCTGACTGGAACCGGCCTGACCAAGCGTTACGGCAAGCGGACGGTCCTGTCCCAGGTGGACGTCCACCTGCGTCACGGCGAGGTGGTCGGGCTGCTGGGGCCGAACGGTGCCGGCAAGACGACCTGCTTCTATATCCTGGTCGGCCTGATCCAGCCGGATGCCGGCCGGATCGAACTGGCCAAGCGCGACGTGACCCGGGCCCCGGTACACCTGCGCGCCCGGCTGGGTCTCGGCTACCTGCCCCAGGAGGCGTCGATCTTCCGGCGGCTGACGGTGTGGCAGAACCTGCAGGCCGTGCTGGAACTGCGCCGCGACCTGGATGCGGCCGGCCGGCGCGAGACCGGCGATGCGCTGATCGAGGAATTCCAGCTCGAAACGGTCCGCGACAGCCCCGGTATCGCGCTGTCGGGCGGCGAGCGCCGACGCGCCGAAATTGCCAGGGCGCTGGCCGGCAACCCGCAGTTCGTCTGCCTCGACGAGCCGTTCGCCGGCGTGGATCCGATCTCCGTGGTCGAGATCCAGGACGTGATCGGACATCTGAAACAGCGCGGCATCGGGGTGCTGATCTCGGATCACAACGTGCGCGAGACGCTGGGAATCTGCGACCGCGCCTACATCCTAAGCGAGGGACGGCTGCTCAGCGAGGGCACCCCCGCGGAACTGCTCGCCGACCACCGGGTACGTACCGTCTACCTGGGCGAACACTTCCGCCTGTAGCAGTCCCGGGGCGTCTACGCCAGCAGGATTCCCGGCCTGCGACTGGCGCGCCGGATCTGCGCAAGACCAGCCGCGAACCCGCCCTGGCTGCAGGAGACTGCAAAAGCGCGTGCACAGGCAGTACCATGAAGCCATGAACACCAATGCCCCCTGTAGTGCCGCCGCATGTTGAAGTCATCCCTGAACCTCCAGCTGGGTCAGACGCTGACCATGACGCCCCAGCTGCAACAGGCGATCCGGCTGCTGCAACTGTCGACGCTGGAACTGCAACTGGAGGTGCAACAGGCGCTGGAGAGCAATCCGATGCTGGAGCTTGCAGAGGATGCCAACACGAGCGACGGCACGCCGGAGACCGAGACCGGCCCCGAGACCGAGGCATCCGCGCCGGACCAGCCCGGAGACGGTGAGTCCTGGGACACCACCGACTACGGCAGCAGCACCGGACAGCGGAGCGAATCGGACGACCGGGATCCGTTCGAGAACCAGGCGGGGGCGGGTGGCGGCCTGCACGAACACCTGCTGTGGCAGCTGCACCTGAGCCCGTTGAACGATGCCGACCGCAGGATCGGCGCGGCGCTGATCGAC contains these protein-coding regions:
- a CDS encoding calcium/sodium antiporter — encoded protein: MWLPVLAVTAGLAALTVGADRLVLGASALARGLGVTPLLIGLTIVAFGTSAPEVVVSIVAALQGNPDLAVGNAIGSNIANIGLVLGATALIAPLVVASGILRREFPILLGATLLGLVLLLDGSLDRLDGLILLAGLAALTVWLVVQSLRGRGHPDRLGVDVEAAMPARMGLDRAVTWLAVGLVLLLAGSRILVWGGVELAGALGVSDLVIGLTIVAIGTSLPELATSVVAARKGETDLAIGNVIGSNLFNLLCVLAIPGLLAPSAVEMSVLMRDYPVMLAMTVLLLLLAAGLRGPHRVQRWEGALLLGLFAGYLILIGWSAAA
- a CDS encoding KdsC family phosphatase, coding for MPLPPETLKEHQRRIRLLILDVDGVLTDGSLFLGDAGEEYKAFNSRDGHGIRMAQQGGLELAILTGRSSEVVLHRMRDLGVEHILQGRREKGDAVTELLAQSGYQPEHAAFVGDDVVDLPAMRRVSLGIAVADAHPLVLENAHWVTAAPGGRGAVREICEQLLAARGSLEKILDAYLRH
- the lptC gene encoding LPS export ABC transporter periplasmic protein LptC, producing the protein MQLDITGFVLRVTDERGEITHVLEGESLQQFDELGLQRAEDPRLEFLTDGHIDWVWTAPAAVHYPAAHRLVLLGTTEGLRLPSPEQPQTEITSADVTIVTDTREVFTDARATLVRPGLFMTGIGMHADVAADLIELRSEVETVYAPENPRDMRR
- a CDS encoding KpsF/GutQ family sugar-phosphate isomerase, whose amino-acid sequence is MTLDPDNTRKLALAVIETEARAVADLADRIDATFLAACEHILACRGRVVVTGMGKSGHIGGKLAATFASTGTPAFFVHPGEASHGDLGMITRDDVAIALSHSGETDEILTILPLIRRLGVPLIALTGNPGSRLATEATVHLDISVEREACPLGLAPTSSTTATLAMGDALAVAVLDARGFTADDFARSHPGGRLGRRLLIHVGDIMRTGDAIPRIHAGALLRDALLEVSRKGLGMVVICNDDGAIEGVFTDGDLRRTLDRGLDLHRLTVGEVMTRNGCTARPDWLAAEALQIMESRRINALPVIDDERQRLVGAINMHDLLRAGVA
- the lptA gene encoding lipopolysaccharide transport periplasmic protein LptA, which encodes MNETRPAPQSPVGAATALLGLALFAAPAILAAQTLEELPVHISADRAEMDDRRGVGTYSGSVEVTRGNLTLHADRIVIHAPERRPVRMEAEGNPVRAESPDPAGQPRVATADRMEYTFDDQILVLLQDARVQTATEDASGERITYDLAQDIIGIEGSETRRVHITILPRPE
- the lptB gene encoding LPS export ABC transporter ATP-binding protein; translation: MGAAGPETPCPASAADACLTGTGLTKRYGKRTVLSQVDVHLRHGEVVGLLGPNGAGKTTCFYILVGLIQPDAGRIELAKRDVTRAPVHLRARLGLGYLPQEASIFRRLTVWQNLQAVLELRRDLDAAGRRETGDALIEEFQLETVRDSPGIALSGGERRRAEIARALAGNPQFVCLDEPFAGVDPISVVEIQDVIGHLKQRGIGVLISDHNVRETLGICDRAYILSEGRLLSEGTPAELLADHRVRTVYLGEHFRL
- a CDS encoding ABC transporter ATP-binding protein → MPQQSAEDAPHVIIEDLAFRHGRKTVFDGLSLTVPRGRVTTVMGPSGTGKTTLLRLIGGQLRPDSGRIWVDGEEVARLSTRRLYALRKRVGMLFQTGALLSDMNVFENVAFPLREHTSLPEPLIRTLVLMKLEAVGLRSARDLSPAQLSGGMARRVALARAIALDPDMIMYDEPFAGLDPITMGQIVTLVQRTSRALGLTSVLVTHDVVEAMAISDHVVLIAEGRVMDSGTVDEVRERASDWTGQFLEGRPDGPVPFHYPGLDYRGDLLRTAEREHD